From Rudanella lutea DSM 19387, a single genomic window includes:
- a CDS encoding MlaE family ABC transporter permease, producing MAAIGRYFIFLGALFTNREKLSVYYRLIMDECMSIGINSVFIVSIVSTFIGAVTCVQTAYNLVSPLVPLSIISVIVRDSTILELAPTITSIVLAGKVGSSIAGQLGTMRITEQIDALEVIGINSGSYLVLPKIIAGMLMFPLLVTMAAFLSILGGYIAGTFANIITPNDYIEGLRSDFKSFSLIFALIKSVVFAFLITTISAFQGYNVHGGALEVGTASTSAVTNSCIAILAADFLLAQLLL from the coding sequence ATGGCAGCAATTGGCCGTTATTTTATTTTTCTGGGTGCCCTCTTTACCAATCGTGAAAAGTTAAGCGTGTACTACCGATTGATTATGGACGAATGTATGTCGATCGGGATCAATTCGGTATTTATCGTGTCGATTGTGTCGACGTTCATCGGGGCCGTAACCTGTGTGCAGACGGCCTATAACCTCGTAAGCCCGCTGGTACCCCTGTCGATTATCTCGGTTATTGTGCGCGACAGTACCATTCTCGAACTGGCACCTACCATTACGAGCATTGTACTGGCCGGTAAGGTTGGGTCGAGCATAGCCGGCCAACTCGGTACCATGCGGATCACGGAGCAGATTGATGCGCTCGAAGTAATCGGGATCAACTCAGGGTCGTATCTGGTGTTACCCAAAATTATTGCGGGAATGCTCATGTTTCCGCTGCTGGTAACCATGGCGGCTTTCCTGTCGATTCTGGGCGGTTATATTGCCGGAACGTTTGCCAACATCATTACGCCCAACGATTATATCGAAGGGCTCCGGTCCGACTTTAAATCGTTTAGCCTCATTTTCGCCCTGATCAAATCGGTGGTGTTTGCGTTTCTGATCACGACTATTTCGGCCTTTCAGGGGTATAACGTACATGGCGGGGCGCTCGAAGTGGGTACAGCCTCGACCTCGGCCGTGACCAACAGCTGTATTGCTATTCTGGCCGCTGATTTTCTGCTGGCGCAACTGCTGCTGTAA
- a CDS encoding PPK2 family polyphosphate kinase, with product MKKFSSKPFRIDGRTPYSAKHTPTRIEPLYRDEDDRARQLDALSDRMDQAQNQMHAHEKYGFVVLFQAMDAGGKDSSIRHVFKGVNPSRFQVAAFKKPGKEDLAHDFMWRFWKKLPERGYIGIFNRTYYEEVLALKVHPDRLADNSIPEEFLANSGKLWKERYADITHFEDYLHRNGFRVVKFYLHVSKEEQGQRLINRLKDTEKQWKLSENDLEERQEWDAYMQAYEDAINATATRNCPWYVIPSDDMNNQQLIIAQIMAELLESLPVHFPERNEKEAQKLIKQIEKQDKRT from the coding sequence ATGAAAAAATTCAGTAGTAAACCGTTTCGGATCGATGGCCGGACGCCGTACTCGGCCAAACATACCCCAACCCGGATCGAGCCGCTCTATCGGGACGAAGACGACCGCGCTCGTCAGCTCGATGCGCTCAGCGACCGGATGGATCAGGCACAGAATCAGATGCACGCTCACGAAAAATACGGCTTTGTAGTGCTATTTCAGGCCATGGACGCGGGCGGCAAGGATAGCAGCATCCGGCATGTTTTCAAAGGTGTGAACCCATCACGGTTTCAGGTGGCGGCCTTCAAAAAACCCGGGAAGGAAGACTTGGCCCACGATTTTATGTGGCGATTCTGGAAAAAACTACCCGAGCGGGGTTACATCGGCATTTTCAACCGAACGTATTACGAAGAGGTTCTTGCCCTGAAAGTGCACCCCGACCGGCTCGCCGATAATAGCATACCCGAGGAGTTTTTGGCGAACTCCGGTAAACTCTGGAAAGAACGCTATGCCGACATTACCCATTTCGAAGATTACCTCCACCGCAATGGGTTTCGGGTGGTGAAGTTTTACCTGCACGTGTCGAAAGAAGAACAGGGTCAGCGGCTGATTAACCGGCTCAAAGACACCGAAAAGCAGTGGAAACTAAGCGAAAACGACCTCGAAGAACGGCAGGAATGGGATGCTTATATGCAGGCTTACGAGGATGCCATCAATGCAACAGCTACCCGAAACTGCCCGTGGTACGTGATCCCAAGCGACGACATGAACAATCAGCAACTCATCATTGCGCAGATCATGGCCGAACTTCTCGAATCACTCCCCGTCCACTTTCCCGAACGCAACGAGAAAGAGGCCCAGAAGTTAATCAAGCAAATTGAGAAACAGGACAAACGGACGTAA
- a CDS encoding PPK2 family polyphosphate kinase: MSPFDIESLRFDGKKTFRMEDATTKIDDLYTDDVDYEIQLRHQAAEIADLQTDLYADNRYGLLAIFQAMDAAGKDGTIQHVFTGTNPLGLRITSFKRPTDGELEHDWLWRSWRELPERGTIGVFNRSYYEEVLVVRVHPEILTQSQRLPAERTDDLDKVWKHRFEAIRDFEKHLYRNGFPVIKFFLHISKEEQADRLIKRIENPEKHWKFDEGDVKERGFWNEYMAAFEEAINETATANAPWYVIPADDKKNMRLMVSRIVLNELKKLPIHKPEVNEERSAALKKLIKVIKEQ; this comes from the coding sequence ATGAGCCCTTTCGACATTGAATCGCTCCGTTTCGACGGAAAAAAGACCTTCCGCATGGAGGATGCCACCACCAAAATTGACGATTTATATACGGACGATGTGGACTACGAGATTCAACTCCGCCACCAGGCCGCCGAAATCGCCGACCTCCAGACCGACCTGTATGCCGATAATCGATACGGGTTGCTGGCTATTTTTCAGGCGATGGATGCCGCCGGCAAGGATGGCACCATTCAGCACGTGTTTACCGGGACTAACCCGCTGGGTTTACGCATCACCTCCTTCAAGCGACCCACCGATGGGGAACTGGAGCACGACTGGCTCTGGCGCAGCTGGCGCGAGCTCCCCGAGCGGGGCACCATTGGCGTTTTTAACCGGTCGTATTATGAGGAGGTACTGGTGGTGCGCGTACACCCCGAAATTCTGACCCAGTCGCAACGGCTACCTGCCGAACGCACCGACGATCTCGACAAAGTCTGGAAACATCGGTTTGAGGCCATCCGTGACTTCGAAAAACACCTCTACCGCAATGGCTTCCCGGTGATCAAGTTTTTCCTGCACATTTCGAAGGAAGAACAGGCTGACCGGCTGATAAAACGCATCGAAAACCCAGAAAAACACTGGAAATTTGATGAGGGTGACGTGAAAGAACGGGGCTTCTGGAACGAATACATGGCCGCGTTTGAAGAGGCTATCAACGAGACGGCCACCGCCAACGCCCCTTGGTATGTAATCCCTGCCGACGACAAAAAAAATATGCGCCTGATGGTAAGCCGGATTGTACTAAACGAGCTGAAGAAGCTACCCATTCATAAACCTGAAGTAAACGAAGAGCGGTCTGCAGCCCTCAAAAAGCTCATCAAGGTGATTAAGGAACAGTAA
- the msrA gene encoding peptide-methionine (S)-S-oxide reductase MsrA, which yields MTGNESTAAPAGLAKATFGTGCFWCTEAMFETLDGVKSAVSGYEGGAKPNPTYKEVCTGTTGHAECVEVTYDPTKITYAELLQAFFRSHDPTSLNRQGADVGTQYRSVIFYHNDEQKQLAETIKAELDKSGAYDKKIVTEISPATTFYVAEEYHQNYFAQNPEQGYCAFVIAPKLDKFRKVFKDKLKPTETAH from the coding sequence ATGACAGGAAATGAATCAACGGCTGCGCCCGCAGGCCTAGCCAAAGCTACGTTCGGAACGGGCTGCTTCTGGTGCACCGAGGCCATGTTTGAAACCCTCGACGGGGTGAAATCGGCTGTATCGGGGTACGAAGGGGGCGCTAAACCTAACCCAACGTATAAGGAAGTATGCACCGGGACAACCGGCCATGCCGAGTGTGTGGAGGTAACCTACGACCCCACCAAAATTACCTATGCCGAACTGCTACAGGCGTTTTTCCGGAGCCACGACCCCACCAGCCTGAACCGGCAGGGGGCCGATGTAGGTACGCAGTACCGGTCGGTGATTTTTTATCACAACGACGAGCAGAAGCAACTGGCCGAAACCATTAAGGCCGAGTTGGATAAGTCGGGGGCTTACGACAAAAAGATTGTTACCGAAATTAGTCCGGCCACGACGTTTTATGTGGCCGAAGAGTACCACCAGAATTATTTTGCCCAGAACCCTGAGCAAGGCTATTGCGCGTTTGTAATCGCCCCCAAGCTCGACAAGTTCAGAAAGGTATTCAAAGATAAATTGAAGCCCACCGAAACGGCTCATTGA
- a CDS encoding STAS domain-containing protein encodes MIHKIAQLLKANKARLLDGWFQKQLASETLRDDLMTNDELRAQSEELVNALTKTINEENISQPDSSDFDEVFEILADITSSRARQGFSPRETGLFIFSLKETILDLLADLAADDAAAVLRESRKISRLLDSFAIITFETFIKSREEVILRQTDEISDISTPVIQLWDGILALPIIGTLDSARTQVVMESLLQKIVDTGSSIAILDISGVPAVDSLVAQHLIKTVSATRLMGADCIISGIRPEIAQTIVHLGIDLTNIVTKASLASALRYAFGLQRLTVKRLETDKKAF; translated from the coding sequence ATGATTCATAAAATAGCCCAACTCCTTAAAGCCAACAAAGCACGATTGCTGGATGGCTGGTTTCAGAAGCAGTTAGCCAGTGAAACTCTCCGCGATGATTTAATGACCAACGATGAACTGCGGGCGCAGTCGGAAGAATTGGTCAATGCATTGACTAAAACGATTAACGAGGAAAATATCAGTCAGCCCGATTCATCGGACTTTGACGAAGTATTTGAGATTCTGGCAGATATTACCTCGTCAAGGGCCCGGCAGGGATTCTCGCCCCGCGAAACGGGCCTGTTTATTTTCAGCCTCAAAGAAACCATTCTTGATTTGCTGGCCGACCTGGCAGCGGACGATGCTGCGGCCGTTTTGCGGGAAAGCCGGAAGATAAGTCGGTTGCTCGATAGCTTTGCCATCATCACGTTCGAGACCTTCATTAAAAGCCGTGAGGAAGTGATTTTGCGCCAAACCGATGAGATCAGCGATATTTCAACGCCGGTCATTCAGCTTTGGGATGGCATACTGGCACTGCCCATTATTGGCACGCTTGATAGCGCCCGTACGCAGGTGGTGATGGAAAGTCTGCTTCAGAAAATTGTCGATACCGGCAGTAGCATCGCCATTCTGGACATTTCGGGAGTTCCCGCTGTTGATTCGCTCGTGGCTCAGCACCTGATCAAAACCGTGAGTGCTACCCGCCTGATGGGAGCCGACTGCATCATCAGTGGTATCCGGCCCGAAATTGCCCAAACCATTGTGCACCTGGGTATCGACCTGACCAACATCGTAACCAAAGCCTCGCTTGCCAGTGCTCTCCGGTACGCCTTTGGGTTGCAACGATTGACCGTAAAACGATTGGAGACGGATAAAAAAGCCTTTTGA
- a CDS encoding STAS domain-containing protein, translating into MDRIPILRMGAFLLVTIQVDLYDRLALSLEADLVEMVHKTGARGVLIDISSVSIVDSFMGRILGNIASMTRVLDAETVVVGMQPAVAITLIELGLSLKGVHTALNVERGMALLNDKFGQDDELAGDDADDAE; encoded by the coding sequence ATGGACAGAATTCCAATCCTGCGGATGGGGGCGTTTTTACTCGTCACCATTCAGGTTGATTTATATGACCGGCTGGCCCTGAGCCTCGAAGCCGATCTGGTCGAGATGGTGCATAAGACGGGTGCCCGTGGGGTGCTGATCGATATTTCGTCGGTTTCGATTGTCGATTCGTTTATGGGCCGTATTCTCGGCAATATCGCCAGTATGACCCGCGTACTCGATGCCGAGACCGTGGTTGTCGGGATGCAACCCGCTGTAGCCATCACCCTGATCGAACTGGGTCTTTCTCTGAAAGGGGTTCATACCGCTCTCAATGTGGAGCGGGGAATGGCCCTACTGAATGATAAGTTTGGCCAGGATGACGAACTAGCTGGCGACGATGCTGACGACGCTGAGTAA
- a CDS encoding anti-sigma regulatory factor produces the protein MLTTLSKDTMAIMREQDVVPLRNRVKEVAVKIGMGLVNQTKLITAASELVRNMLRYGNGGDVLIEVVSKGREVGVRLTFSDRGPGIPDINLAMQDGYSTGRSLGLGLPGTKRLMNEFSIQSTVGQGTVVSIVKWKNG, from the coding sequence ATGCTGACGACGCTGAGTAAAGATACGATGGCAATCATGCGTGAGCAGGACGTGGTGCCGCTGCGAAACCGGGTCAAAGAGGTGGCCGTCAAGATCGGTATGGGGCTGGTAAACCAGACCAAACTGATTACGGCCGCCAGCGAGCTGGTGCGTAATATGCTCCGCTACGGCAATGGGGGCGACGTACTGATCGAGGTCGTAAGCAAGGGCCGCGAGGTGGGGGTCCGGCTCACATTCTCCGACCGGGGGCCGGGTATTCCTGATATTAACCTGGCCATGCAGGATGGTTACTCAACCGGGCGTAGCCTCGGGCTCGGCCTGCCGGGTACCAAACGTTTAATGAATGAATTTTCGATCCAGAGCACCGTGGGGCAGGGGACGGTTGTGTCAATTGTGAAGTGGAAGAATGGATAA
- a CDS encoding anti-sigma regulatory factor, with product MDNSPHERLPVADRSYVASVKKRISQIAAGVGFSAQRLAEVDLVVAEMASNLIKHAGGGEMLIRHFRTPGQAGLELLSIDKGPGIADPNRMFQDGVSTAGTLGHGLGAIKRLSDLAQLYSIKGWGTILLVRIFQKPPVNTPSGFEFRSLLVPKPGEEVCGDGCYVKQTPGHIKLLLGDGLGHGPEANKAVQAAIQAFRLCPDHQPAAIIRHMHQSVNKTRGLVGSVVVYDCQTNQWNWCGVGNIVTRLSGPMTAKNFLPYNGIIGMNVPTILNNHVLPFERGQLLVMCSDGLHTRWDHTRYPLIHRYDLTILAAALYKDYARQTDDTSLFVGRIQRDYGGIS from the coding sequence ATGGATAACTCCCCACACGAGCGTTTACCGGTAGCGGATCGGAGTTATGTAGCTTCGGTAAAAAAACGGATTAGTCAGATTGCCGCCGGGGTAGGCTTTTCGGCACAGCGCCTGGCCGAAGTTGATCTGGTGGTGGCCGAAATGGCTTCTAATCTAATCAAACATGCCGGTGGAGGTGAAATGCTCATCCGCCATTTCCGAACGCCCGGTCAGGCGGGACTCGAACTCCTGAGTATCGACAAAGGGCCGGGCATTGCCGATCCGAACCGTATGTTTCAGGATGGCGTTTCGACCGCCGGAACCCTGGGCCATGGGCTCGGGGCAATTAAGCGATTGTCGGATCTGGCACAACTGTATTCGATAAAAGGCTGGGGGACGATTCTGCTGGTTCGGATTTTCCAGAAACCACCGGTCAACACGCCCTCGGGGTTTGAGTTTCGGTCGCTGCTGGTACCCAAACCGGGCGAGGAAGTGTGTGGGGATGGCTGCTATGTGAAGCAGACGCCGGGGCATATCAAACTATTGCTGGGCGACGGCCTGGGCCACGGCCCCGAGGCTAACAAAGCCGTTCAGGCGGCTATTCAGGCGTTTCGGCTTTGTCCCGACCATCAGCCGGCCGCCATTATTCGGCATATGCACCAGTCGGTCAACAAAACCCGGGGGCTGGTAGGGTCGGTGGTTGTGTACGACTGCCAGACTAACCAATGGAACTGGTGCGGGGTGGGTAACATTGTAACCCGGCTAAGCGGCCCCATGACCGCTAAAAACTTCTTACCATACAATGGCATCATTGGCATGAACGTGCCAACGATACTCAATAACCATGTGCTCCCTTTTGAACGGGGGCAGTTGCTTGTCATGTGCTCCGATGGACTCCATACCCGTTGGGATCACACCCGCTATCCGCTTATCCATCGATACGACTTAACCATTCTGGCGGCCGCCTTATACAAAGATTATGCGCGGCAGACGGATGATACTTCTTTATTTGTGGGACGAATTCAGCGAGACTATGGAGGAATTAGCTAA